In Sphingomonas psychrotolerans, the following proteins share a genomic window:
- a CDS encoding aldehyde dehydrogenase has protein sequence MTEFRFDRLFIGGAWVAPIDGGVRDSVDPATGQPWTQVAYGGAQDIDRAVVVAREAFEGPWRKMAPWERAGLLRKFAELYATQIEALAQVESRDNGRAIRESRGDIGLHPQYWHWFASLADKADGRTIPMDDSVHAFTSRLPVGVVGTITPWNVPLMAATWKLGPALAAGCTVVLKPAEQTPASSLALAALFEQAGFPPGVVNVVPGDGPVAGAHLVAHPGVDKIAFTGEGATAKAILKTGADTLKRFSFELGGKAPHIIFADADIENAVNAATGSAWALCGQSCALGSRVLVERPVYDRVVEAFRRNAGRVRVGNQMDPATHMGPQAHAEQLAKTLSYVDIGRDEGAELVAGGTRIGSEGYFVEPTVFAGVAPQMRIAQEEIFGPVAAIIPFDGEDEAVAIANGTPYGLAAGLWTGDVGRAHRVANRIEAGMVWVNTYRYIRWSTPYGGVKTSGWGRENGVEALDSYLETRTTVISTTGKFADPFAN, from the coding sequence ATGACCGAGTTCCGCTTCGATCGCCTGTTCATCGGCGGCGCCTGGGTTGCGCCGATCGACGGCGGGGTGCGTGACAGCGTGGATCCGGCGACCGGCCAGCCATGGACGCAGGTCGCTTATGGGGGTGCGCAGGACATTGATCGGGCGGTTGTTGTGGCGCGCGAGGCGTTCGAGGGGCCGTGGCGCAAGATGGCGCCGTGGGAGCGGGCCGGGCTGCTGCGCAAGTTCGCCGAGCTCTACGCCACGCAAATCGAGGCGCTGGCGCAAGTCGAATCGCGCGACAATGGCCGCGCGATCCGTGAGTCGCGCGGCGATATCGGACTCCATCCGCAATATTGGCACTGGTTCGCCAGCCTCGCCGACAAGGCGGACGGTCGGACGATCCCGATGGACGACAGCGTCCATGCCTTCACGTCGCGGCTGCCGGTGGGTGTGGTCGGCACGATCACGCCGTGGAACGTGCCGCTGATGGCGGCGACGTGGAAGCTCGGGCCGGCACTGGCGGCGGGATGCACCGTCGTCCTCAAGCCCGCCGAGCAGACTCCGGCTTCGTCGCTGGCGCTCGCCGCGTTGTTCGAGCAAGCGGGTTTTCCGCCGGGCGTGGTCAATGTCGTGCCCGGCGATGGTCCCGTTGCCGGCGCGCATCTCGTCGCGCATCCGGGGGTCGACAAGATCGCCTTCACCGGCGAGGGCGCGACCGCCAAGGCGATCCTCAAGACCGGCGCCGACACGCTCAAGCGCTTCAGCTTCGAGCTGGGCGGCAAGGCGCCACACATCATTTTCGCGGACGCCGATATCGAGAATGCGGTCAACGCCGCGACCGGATCGGCCTGGGCACTGTGCGGCCAGAGCTGCGCGCTCGGGAGCCGGGTGCTGGTCGAGCGCCCGGTCTATGACCGCGTCGTCGAGGCGTTTCGCCGCAACGCCGGCCGGGTCCGTGTCGGCAACCAGATGGACCCCGCCACGCATATGGGTCCGCAGGCGCATGCCGAGCAGCTCGCCAAGACGCTGTCTTATGTCGATATCGGCCGCGACGAGGGGGCCGAATTGGTCGCGGGTGGGACCCGCATCGGAAGCGAGGGTTATTTCGTCGAGCCCACCGTGTTCGCCGGCGTCGCGCCGCAGATGCGGATCGCGCAGGAGGAAATCTTCGGCCCGGTCGCCGCGATCATCCCCTTCGACGGCGAGGACGAGGCAGTCGCGATCGCCAACGGCACGCCTTATGGCCTCGCCGCCGGACTGTGGACCGGCGATGTCGGCCGCGCGCACCGCGTCGCCAATCGGATCGAGGCCGGCATGGTCTGGGTCAACACCTATCGCT